A DNA window from Anaerolineales bacterium contains the following coding sequences:
- a CDS encoding argininosuccinate lyase — LARGKTGRLIGNLTGLLAALKGLPSAYDKDLQEDKEPAFDSYDSLSLLLPVLAGLIRTLKLHPEQMRERLSADLFATDLADYLVGKGVPFREAHALIGKAVRLAAENKTSLEDLTLEDYQSVSEHFAADVAEIFDINASLNRRDATGGTSAAALKVQLKAAKKALR, encoded by the coding sequence CTGGCGCGGGGCAAAACGGGACGCCTGATCGGCAACCTGACCGGTCTGCTGGCAGCGCTCAAAGGACTGCCCTCTGCTTACGATAAAGATCTTCAGGAGGACAAGGAACCCGCCTTCGACTCGTACGACAGCCTCAGCCTGCTGCTCCCTGTGCTTGCAGGTTTGATCCGGACCCTGAAACTGCACCCGGAACAAATGCGGGAGAGGTTGAGCGCCGATCTGTTCGCCACCGATTTGGCCGACTATCTGGTAGGTAAAGGAGTGCCGTTTCGCGAGGCGCATGCATTGATCGGAAAAGCGGTGCGCCTGGCTGCGGAAAATAAGACCTCGCTGGAGGATCTGACGCTCGAGGATTATCAATCCGTAAGCGAGCACTTCGCAGCCGACGTCGCCGAGATTTTCGACATTAACGCCTCCCTCAACCGCAGGGATGCGACGGGGGGAACCTCTGCAGCTGCGCTGAAAGTACAATTAAAAGCGGCGAAGAAAGCGCTGCGCTGA